DNA sequence from the Dethiosulfovibrio salsuginis genome:
ATGCCAAAGTTGGACTCTATCTGGTCCGAATGGCTTTCGCCGAAAACCCTCAGTTCTTCGCCACAGTGAGGACATACCACGTGGCTCATGTTCTCGACCATTCCCATGATGGGGACGTTCATCATCTCCGCAAGACGGGCCTGTTTGCCTACGATGAGAGCCGACAGCTCCTGAGGGGTGCTGACTATGACCATGCCGTCTAGAGCCACCGTCTGCATCACGGTGAGAGGGGCATCGGCGGTTCCTGGGGGAAGATCCACCACAAGCCAGTCCAGACCGTTCCAGTCCACGTCGTTCCAGAACTGCTGAACAACCCCTCCTATAAGAGGACCTCTCCATACAACCGGAGCTTTAGGATCATCCAGAAGCAGGTTCATAGACATTATTGAGATACCTAGTCTATCGGTTTTAGGTGGGATTATTTTTCCCTCTCCGTTACCTGACGGCCGGGAATCTACCCCGAAAAGTTTAGGGATAGAGGGACCGGTTATATCGGCGTCCATAACCCCGACGGAAAAACCTCTCTTTGCGAGCCCCACCGCCAA
Encoded proteins:
- a CDS encoding P-loop NTPase; its protein translation is MSQVEDKDSCNGVCEGCPSQEGCSGAPKPSRKGIKRIVAVGSGKGGVGKSSVSALLAVGLAKRGFSVGVMDADITGPSIPKLFGVDSRPSGNGEGKIIPPKTDRLGISIMSMNLLLDDPKAPVVWRGPLIGGVVQQFWNDVDWNGLDWLVVDLPPGTADAPLTVMQTVALDGMVIVSTPQELSALIVGKQARLAEMMNVPIMGMVENMSHVVCPHCGEELRVFGESHSDQIESNFGISTLARIPISSEIASLGDRGLIEDYDNLSLLNELVDGIV